TGTGGCCGTCATCCGGGCCTGGCTCAGCCTGGGCAAAACGTCTTCGGGTCTCGACGATGGTCCGAACCCGCCGCGTCTTCTCAGCCAGCATTTTCACCTGCGGGGTATCTCCTGCGCCCAGTTGCCGCAGAAGCGACAGGCGCTGGTGATAGCCGACCAGCGCCGCTTCGTACTCGCCCCTGATCACGAGACGATCCAGGTCGTCCGTGAGACGACTTGACTGCTGGCGGAAGTAGACCGGGGCCTCCGCGGGTTGAGGCGGTGCCACCTGCTTCGTGCCCGGCACAGCTTTGAGTTCCTGGAGCGCCCGGGTCGCTTGCTTAGTCTGGACGCCCCATTCCTGAATGCGTTTGTCCAGGAGTTCCTGCCACGCACGAGCTTCTGCCGACATGCCCGCCTCTGCTGCAGCATACGCCTCGCGAGCGATGCGCAACTCTTCCAGGCGCTCCCAACCGATGCCCGGCTCTCCACGGCGGAACTGAGAGCCGGCCTGGTCCAGCATCTCGCGCACCCTGTCACCCGATGCCCGCAGAGCGGCGCGGGCTTCGGCGGATGGCGCCCCGTCTCCGATCTCTTCCAGCGCCCTGCGCAGATGCTGGGAGTGCTGGGCACCCAGTTCGCCTGCCGCCTGCGCGGAGGACGCAGTCTCTTCGGCCGCCTTGATGAGACTGCGCAGGTGCTCGGTGGTAATGCCGTGCTGGATCATGATCTTCTTCATCACGTCCACGTCACCCGCACCCCAGGCGGCGAACAGCTCCCCGAACAGTCGCCCGGCTTCCGCCTCGGCGCGCCCGTCAGAACCGGTGAGGACCCCGAGGGTGCCGCCGGTTGCTTCGCCCACTTTCCCGATGGCAAGCTGCATCGCCATGTCGAGGCCGCGTTCCTGTACCCAGGTGCTGGTGGTGAAGAAACGGCTGAACTGGTCCACCAGCATCTTCCCGGCGCTGCTCTGGGAGAGCAAGGCGGGAAGCTTGCCGATGCCCAACGCGGCTGAGGCCGCCTCTTTGGCCGTGACCACTGCGGACGTGGCCGGGCGCGCTTCGCCGATCCAACCCCAGTTCTTGAAGAAGACCACCTTTCCGTCCACCCGCCAGGCCGCACCCGGCCCCAGCCAGGTGAGGACATTGGCGATGTTGACGCAGTCGCCCCACCACTCGAGGGCTGTTTCCTGGTAGTCGCTCTTCTCGAAGTAGGGGACTCCGGTGTCCACGTCAAGCATCTGTTTGGGGACTTCAGCCAGACGCTTCACATCCACATTGGCAAAGGCGGCCTTTATGGCGGCGCGCATGCGGAGAGCGTCGTCGGCATCCACGCTCTGGCCGGCTTCCGGGTACGCGGTGCGCATGAGCTTCATGAACTCGTCATTGGACAGCCTATCCAGGCCCTGGAGTGCCACGCCCCGCTCGTGGAGGCTCTGGATAAGCAGTATCCCGCAGTGCTGCCGGGCGACATCGTTCTGAAACTGCGATGCGAGGCTCTCCAGGGCGTCCTCACGGCCCACAGTAGCGCTGACGGCGCTGAACACGCCCATTTTGAGGAACCCGACGACCGCACCGAGCCAGCCCTTCTCACCGCCTTTCGCCAGCCGTTGGTCCAGTTCGCCACGCAGGTCCGCCGCTTCGCCTTCAGCCTTGGCGTCGATCGCCTTGAGATAGGCGTGCTCCAGTGTCCAGGCCATGGCCCGGGCACGGTCCTCGAGGCCCGCTTTCTCGACGGTGATGAATCGCCGGGCCTCCTCGGCCGTTAGCGGCGCGCCGCCAGGTTCGCCCCCCGACAGCAACTCCACGACCTTGCGGTAACCGTGCAATGCGTGACGGATGTCGCCGTTCTGGTGAAAGTAGATGGCTTCGAGCATCCGAACTTCGGCCTCCGGGGCGCCAGCATCTATGGCGTCACGGGCCGCCACCCGGAACAGGTCTCCTTGCTCCGAAGCAAGATACAGTTCGGCCCTGGCTAAGGCGCGCAGGCCCTGCGTGTCTCGGATGACCCGGGTTGCCGTGTCCCGGTTCTCCTCCACGTAGGCCTTCCTACCCTTGGCCTCCGCTTCGAGAATGATGCCGTCGTAATAAGTTTCGAGGGTCTCCTTGATGAGCTTGTCCTGCTCTGCCAGAATCTGGGCATGCTGCTTTGTGAGGTCGTTGATGAGCCGCCTGACCACATCATCTGCCCGGTCTGTGGGCTGGGGCTTCGGCCCCCAGGCATCGTCCCAGAAGTCGATCCCGAACTTGATCGCGGCCTCGAGGTATGTGGCCGATTCCGTTTCAGGCAGTTTCTCCAGAAGCCCGCGCAGGTAGGTCAGACGCTGCCGGATCGCTCGCGCCACCTCCGATTGGGCCCGCAGAAGCGCCACGGCCTCGGCCCTCTTACGCTCCGCAGTACGGACAGAATCCCAGAGGCCATCCGCCCATTTCTTCTCCAGAGCCCGTTCCTGGTCGATCTCCCGGAGGGTCTCCTCTAACGCATCGAACAGATGCCTCCGTTCTTCCTCTCGCGCGATGGTCGGCTCCGGTTCCTCCGCGGGCTCATATTCCGGCAGTCCAGAGGGCAGGATGTCATTCCATTCCGTACGCCACCAGCCGGGCTGCGGCCATGTATCGCGGTCCTTCGAAGTCCCCAGCTCGATGGGTCGGCCCGTATGCGCTTCGAAGATGCGGTCGGCCAGTGCGAGCCAGCGCTCCTGGTACAGCCAGAATCTGTCGACGTCATTCCGATGGGTGATCGCCGTCTCGGCGAGTCGGTTCCAGGCCGATGCCCAGCCACACCACGCCTGCCGATCCCAGAAGTCAGCGGAATCCACGGACACGTCGCGCAGGGACGACTCGTACCAGACCATCGCCTGAAGCATAACGGGCCACAGGTCAGCCCTGTTCATGACATCGCAGGCGTAGGCCATCTCACCGAGAGTGGTCCAGTCTCTGAGAGCCGCGGGATCCAGGGCGCGGGCGGCGCCCAATATGGCGGTGGCGTCATGGATGAAAGGCGCCACGTCGTCGGGTGTCCGCGCGGCAAAGCGCACCAGGTCGCTCGCCGCCACCCAGAGTGTGCCCGAAAGGCCGCTCAATCGCTGGGCACGCTGCCGGCGGAAATCCAGGGCTCTCTCGGCGGCCCCTTCCTCTCCCGATGCCGCGGCTGCTTTTTCGTCGGCCTCGAGTTCCTCGATTAGTTGGCGCCCGGCCTTGTTGACGTCCGCCGGTCCCTTGAGCGCCTCCAGGTGGGCCGGATTGCTACCGTCACGAACGAAAGTGAACTCGAACTCGAAAATGAGACGGAAGCCCTCCACAGTGAAGACATGCACTGTAGCCTTGTGCTTCCCATTTGACATTCCCCAGTGCTCACCGCCGCCCCACTGGTGGCACTCGCCGTCCGCTCCAAATCTGCGGTGCAGAAATCGCGTCTGTCCGTTGCAGACCACCGCAACCACGTGATCTTTGAGGTAGGGTTGCGCGATGGGGAACTCAAGCATCGCCTCCTCCCAGTTGGGGTCCTCGGACACCAGTTCTGCCAGAGGCTTGTCAGCTGGCAGCCCGCGCTTGCGGGCATCATCCCGGTACCGGGCGACTTCCGCCAGGTCCAGGTAGCTCAGCGTGGTGAATGCGAACAAGTCCGCAGTGCTGGAGGGGCTTTCGCAGGTGATCTCGTCGTTGAGTTCCGGCCCGTTCTCGTCGCAGCCCACCGTGATGTCTGTGAGAAAGAAGATGCGGCCTTTGGGAGGGGGCCCGGATGGTTCGCTCGAGGGACGCCTGGGCTTCCAGATCTGGGCGATCGCCCACTCGGCCATCTTCCGCACCCGCGCGTCCTTGTCCGTGAGGGCCAGTTGCAGGGCAGGCAAGGCCTTGACGGCCGATGGACCCATGCCGCCAAGGGTCTGAGCCGTTTGCAGGCGGATGTCGGGGAGCGGGTCGCTCAGGCGCTCGATGAGGTCGTCGATAGACAGCCCCCCGCTAGCCGCCTGCGGCGTTGCGGCCGGCTGTTCGGGGGCAGTAGGAGCCGTGCCGGGGCCTGCTCCGGTCGCCGGCGTCCCTCCTGGCCGGGCTGGTTCCTGACCCGCCGGCAGAACTGCCTGCGCAGGCTCTGCAGCGCCGGGCACTCCGCCCTGCCGGACGCCCTCAACTGGTGCGCGCATACCCTCCAGGCCTCGCAGCTTCAGCTTCGCAAGATCGCTGACTCCCGCGTCGACATCACGGCTTGCGGCTTCCAGCAGTCCTAACCCGGCGGCGGGGGCACCTTTCACGCAGGCGACGGACCGCACCGCAGTCTGACGAACGCGTGGATCTGGGTCCCTCAGCGCGGTCTCAAAGCCCCCGACGACTTCGGGCGTCATCTCCCGGGCCCCCGACAGCGCGGCGACGGATGTCAGACGAACCGCAACGTCAGGGTCCTCGATTGCCTTGCGCAACAGAGCCAGCTCCTCATCCCCGAAAGTCTCCAAAGCGGCAAGCTCCTGCGCGGCGGCCAGGCGTTCGCAGCGGCTGTCCGAAGCGATTCGGACGGCGATGCGCTCCAGTTGAGGCTGTTCAATTCGGGTGGTCTCGGCCTGCTGAGCCCTGCAAGAGCTGATAATGGCCAGAAGCAAGAGCGCTGGAACCGAGATCCGGATCGGAGCGATGTAACCGTGACGGACGTGTAGCATCAGTCTTACCTCCCGCGTGCGCAGCACGTCGATGGTTGCTCACTGCCCGATCGCGTACAGGTTCCCATCACCCGATGCCACCAAGAGCAGGCCGTTTCGGGCAATGACCGGTGGCGACTGGATGGCGCCCTGGGTATCGAAGTGCCAACGCACTGTGCCGTCGGCTGCGATTGCGTACAGTCTGCCGTCGGTGGTCCCCAGGAATACCGTGCCCGCGCCGTCAATGATCGGGGGGCAGACGGCCGGAGCCTGGGTTAGCAAGTCCCAACGGATGCTTCCATCAGGCCAGAGCGCATAGAGCCGTCGGTCGTCGCAGGGGATGTAGAGCGCGCCGTCGGGCCCCACCGCGGGTTGAGATGACGGCAGGGCCTGGTCCGGAAACTCTGCGGACCACGCTTGCTCCCCGTCCGGCATGTAAGCGGAGACTGATCCCCAGGCCGAACAGACAATGACGGTGCCATCCGGAGTGATGACAGGAGAGAAATCGAAGCTGAAATCCGGCTCCGCACGCCACTTGATCTTCCCGTCGGGACTGATGGCGTACAATGCCCGGCTCATGTCGGAGGCGCAAACGTATATGGTCCCATCTTCACCCACAGCCGGGCAACCGTCCACTGCTTGCCCGATGTCGATCTGCCAGGCCACCATGCCGTCGGGGCTGATCGCGTGGAGTTTGCCGCCCTCGTCGCCGAAATACACCGTTCCGTCACGCGCCACCGCCGGGGAGCTCTGGATACCCTCGTCCAATTGAACGAACCAGCGCAAGTCGGTCCTCCCACCCACGCCCTGCGCAGTGAGATCCTTCGCGGGCTCCGCCGGAATTGCGAGCAGTCTTCGCGTCACCGGAGTGCCCACGTAAATGGTTCCATCAGGGCCGATGGCGGGCACGGACTTGCCCACAGGTCCCGCCAGGTAACTCCAGTTTGCGCGTCCGTCCGGTGTGAGGGCAAACACCCGGTCACCGGAGGTCAGGTAAATGGTCCCATCCACCCCCACCGAGGGCGAGGCGAGGCAGGTCGAGCCTGTGTGGTACTTCCAAAGGACCGAGGGGGCTGAGGGGCCGAGCAGGGGAGTACAACCGGAGTTTCGGAGATCGTGCTGGTACTTCGGCCAGGCCGGAACAGGCTTCGCATCGTCCTCGGCCTGCATCACGTCTGCGCAAATCGGCACGATCGCTGTCAAGAGAAGAACTGTGCTGGCAGCAAAGGTCTTCATGGCGCCATCCCCACATCCATGAGCGGCAGCAATGCCGCTCGCATGGCCGACACACGCCGGCGGAGAACCCGGCACGCGCTGCCGGGGCGCTTCCACTCACCACTTCGGTGGCTGCAGCGCCGGTTCCTGCAAGCGCCCGATGCGTCAGGGTCGAGCCGGCTTGGGTCGGCGTCCAGGCCGGCGGACCGCCGCCAGCGCTTGACGCCCCGTTCCGGCGGGTGCTACCATCCCCCGCATGACCGAGACCCCTGCCTCCGAGCCACCGCTGGAGTCTATGGATGACGCTACTGCCGCCGAACTACTCGCACGAGGGCGCGATGCTCTGTTGCGTGAAGTGGGCAAGGTGATTGTCGGCCAGCGGGATGTAGTGGACCAGCTCCTGATCGCCTTGTTTTCCGAAGGCCACTGCCTCTTCATCGGGGTGCCCGGGCTGGGCAAGACCCTGCTGATCCGGACGGTCGCGGAATGCCTGCACCTGAAGTTCTCCCGCATCCAGTTCA
This region of Armatimonadota bacterium genomic DNA includes:
- a CDS encoding HEAT repeat domain-containing protein, translated to MLHVRHGYIAPIRISVPALLLLAIISSCRAQQAETTRIEQPQLERIAVRIASDSRCERLAAAQELAALETFGDEELALLRKAIEDPDVAVRLTSVAALSGAREMTPEVVGGFETALRDPDPRVRQTAVRSVACVKGAPAAGLGLLEAASRDVDAGVSDLAKLKLRGLEGMRAPVEGVRQGGVPGAAEPAQAVLPAGQEPARPGGTPATGAGPGTAPTAPEQPAATPQAASGGLSIDDLIERLSDPLPDIRLQTAQTLGGMGPSAVKALPALQLALTDKDARVRKMAEWAIAQIWKPRRPSSEPSGPPPKGRIFFLTDITVGCDENGPELNDEITCESPSSTADLFAFTTLSYLDLAEVARYRDDARKRGLPADKPLAELVSEDPNWEEAMLEFPIAQPYLKDHVVAVVCNGQTRFLHRRFGADGECHQWGGGEHWGMSNGKHKATVHVFTVEGFRLIFEFEFTFVRDGSNPAHLEALKGPADVNKAGRQLIEELEADEKAAAASGEEGAAERALDFRRQRAQRLSGLSGTLWVAASDLVRFAARTPDDVAPFIHDATAILGAARALDPAALRDWTTLGEMAYACDVMNRADLWPVMLQAMVWYESSLRDVSVDSADFWDRQAWCGWASAWNRLAETAITHRNDVDRFWLYQERWLALADRIFEAHTGRPIELGTSKDRDTWPQPGWWRTEWNDILPSGLPEYEPAEEPEPTIAREEERRHLFDALEETLREIDQERALEKKWADGLWDSVRTAERKRAEAVALLRAQSEVARAIRQRLTYLRGLLEKLPETESATYLEAAIKFGIDFWDDAWGPKPQPTDRADDVVRRLINDLTKQHAQILAEQDKLIKETLETYYDGIILEAEAKGRKAYVEENRDTATRVIRDTQGLRALARAELYLASEQGDLFRVAARDAIDAGAPEAEVRMLEAIYFHQNGDIRHALHGYRKVVELLSGGEPGGAPLTAEEARRFITVEKAGLEDRARAMAWTLEHAYLKAIDAKAEGEAADLRGELDQRLAKGGEKGWLGAVVGFLKMGVFSAVSATVGREDALESLASQFQNDVARQHCGILLIQSLHERGVALQGLDRLSNDEFMKLMRTAYPEAGQSVDADDALRMRAAIKAAFANVDVKRLAEVPKQMLDVDTGVPYFEKSDYQETALEWWGDCVNIANVLTWLGPGAAWRVDGKVVFFKNWGWIGEARPATSAVVTAKEAASAALGIGKLPALLSQSSAGKMLVDQFSRFFTTSTWVQERGLDMAMQLAIGKVGEATGGTLGVLTGSDGRAEAEAGRLFGELFAAWGAGDVDVMKKIMIQHGITTEHLRSLIKAAEETASSAQAAGELGAQHSQHLRRALEEIGDGAPSAEARAALRASGDRVREMLDQAGSQFRRGEPGIGWERLEELRIAREAYAAAEAGMSAEARAWQELLDKRIQEWGVQTKQATRALQELKAVPGTKQVAPPQPAEAPVYFRQQSSRLTDDLDRLVIRGEYEAALVGYHQRLSLLRQLGAGDTPQVKMLAEKTRRVRTIVETRRRFAQAEPGPDDGHNAKISTDEVATIDAEPGVQKVQMALPGEQGTYSDPYWVWRKTENGLQKHGIFKGSGEGFADHYDLRAEQVYADVGDIVGVEVPACAQGKMTIGGQVREGIYVRNANGTCLKHLSHEAQIALKPQIARDRVLAAFLGDHDRHMGNYLVTRDGRVISIDHGMADVCGKRLLENNPFADDATFRMAMKSRIVDMGRGRYGLTYIDEHMTIEDMLPTIERIEKLCNDPDGLRRLLARTLSDVELEDAVRVLTGRARVLRQVMQECFGSAADPQAIPVRVSARALPSHDIGNGACRALRAA
- a CDS encoding PQQ-like beta-propeller repeat protein yields the protein MKTFAASTVLLLTAIVPICADVMQAEDDAKPVPAWPKYQHDLRNSGCTPLLGPSAPSVLWKYHTGSTCLASPSVGVDGTIYLTSGDRVFALTPDGRANWSYLAGPVGKSVPAIGPDGTIYVGTPVTRRLLAIPAEPAKDLTAQGVGGRTDLRWFVQLDEGIQSSPAVARDGTVYFGDEGGKLHAISPDGMVAWQIDIGQAVDGCPAVGEDGTIYVCASDMSRALYAISPDGKIKWRAEPDFSFDFSPVITPDGTVIVCSAWGSVSAYMPDGEQAWSAEFPDQALPSSQPAVGPDGALYIPCDDRRLYALWPDGSIRWDLLTQAPAVCPPIIDGAGTVFLGTTDGRLYAIAADGTVRWHFDTQGAIQSPPVIARNGLLLVASGDGNLYAIGQ